A genomic segment from Desulfosoma caldarium encodes:
- the thpR gene encoding RNA 2',3'-cyclic phosphodiesterase, translated as MIRTFVALDLPPNVQKDLGEFCAPLQQLDVPVRWIRPHRVHLTLKFLGHIAPSLIEAVADALRPVAASTAPFSLRPAGCGAFPSLREMRVVWVGVQGDMGSLHALQRSVEDVLQPLGFPKEHRPFRAHLTIGRVKGRRHLKSLQDMLVARQGYQGVVFDVSELVLYKSDLKPDGAQYTPLQRWPFQGRSRL; from the coding sequence ATGATACGCACCTTTGTGGCCTTGGATCTTCCCCCGAATGTTCAAAAGGATCTCGGTGAGTTCTGCGCTCCATTGCAACAATTGGATGTGCCGGTCAGGTGGATCCGTCCCCATCGGGTTCATTTGACTTTAAAATTTTTAGGCCATATTGCCCCCTCGCTTATCGAGGCCGTTGCCGACGCTTTGCGTCCTGTGGCGGCAAGCACGGCACCATTTTCCTTGCGTCCTGCAGGGTGCGGCGCCTTTCCTTCCCTTCGCGAGATGCGGGTCGTCTGGGTTGGAGTGCAAGGGGATATGGGGTCGCTCCACGCCCTTCAGCGCAGTGTGGAAGATGTGCTGCAGCCGTTGGGTTTTCCCAAGGAGCATCGGCCTTTTCGGGCGCACTTAACCATCGGGCGCGTCAAGGGGCGGCGTCACCTGAAATCCCTTCAGGATATGTTGGTGGCTCGCCAGGGCTATCAAGGGGTTGTTTTTGACGTCTCGGAACTGGTGTTGTATAAAAGTGATCTTAAGCCCGACGGAGCCCAATACACCCCTTTGCAGAGATGGCCCTTTCAGGGTAGATCGAGGCTTTAG
- a CDS encoding CinA family nicotinamide mononucleotide deamidase-related protein: MMDQNKRSDILGSLLTVGDEILLGDILNTNAHHIAGVLRAHGFRLQRVVVVEDAEEAIALELEQLTAQSRFVIVTGGLGPTDDDRTKWAVTRAFALPMAVDEADLQSLMARVKDRGGEWSDRLGRLAQLPQGATRLAPGRPMAGFSLEHHGVPCYFLPGVPHEMETLLREVVLPDLMHRFPQRPACCQRVLRLYGLMETEINDRLSGFDAVAYGVKVGYLPQTAENWVTLLASATDAEEAQRRLNAAEKELVLLLGEDHVIGRDDESLEKVVGTLLRQRAWKLAVAESCTGGLLAARLTAISGASDYFDRGFVTYSNQAKSQLLGVPEELLQRYGAVSRPVCEAMVQGVLERSKVQAALAVTGIAGPTGGSTQKPVGTVFIGGAVGTRTVVEQHHFQGNRRLVQEQSVQHALALLWRMLRS, from the coding sequence ATGATGGATCAAAACAAACGTTCTGACATTCTAGGTTCGCTTCTCACCGTCGGGGATGAAATTCTCCTAGGGGACATTCTCAACACCAATGCGCATCACATAGCCGGGGTTTTGAGAGCGCACGGGTTTCGTTTGCAAAGAGTGGTCGTGGTGGAAGATGCCGAAGAGGCCATCGCCCTGGAGCTGGAACAGCTCACGGCGCAGAGCCGATTTGTAATTGTCACAGGCGGTTTGGGGCCGACGGACGACGACCGGACCAAATGGGCGGTGACGCGAGCCTTTGCTCTCCCCATGGCGGTGGACGAAGCGGATCTTCAGAGCTTGATGGCCCGAGTGAAGGATCGAGGTGGTGAATGGAGTGATCGGTTGGGCCGTCTCGCCCAGTTGCCTCAGGGAGCCACTCGGCTGGCCCCGGGACGTCCCATGGCCGGCTTTTCCTTGGAGCATCACGGCGTACCCTGTTACTTTCTGCCGGGGGTTCCTCACGAGATGGAAACCCTGCTGCGGGAGGTGGTTCTGCCCGATCTCATGCACCGATTTCCTCAAAGACCCGCCTGCTGTCAACGCGTGCTTCGCCTTTACGGTCTGATGGAAACGGAGATCAACGATCGGCTAAGCGGCTTTGATGCCGTGGCTTACGGCGTCAAGGTGGGATACCTGCCGCAGACGGCGGAAAATTGGGTCACCCTTCTGGCTTCAGCCACAGACGCCGAGGAAGCGCAGCGGCGCCTGAACGCGGCGGAAAAGGAACTGGTTCTTCTTCTGGGCGAGGACCATGTGATCGGCCGCGATGACGAATCCTTGGAAAAAGTTGTGGGAACGCTTTTGCGCCAAAGGGCGTGGAAACTGGCCGTTGCCGAATCCTGCACGGGAGGGCTTTTGGCGGCACGCTTGACGGCCATTTCCGGTGCCTCGGACTATTTCGACAGAGGCTTTGTGACCTACAGCAATCAAGCGAAGAGCCAGCTGCTGGGCGTACCGGAAGAACTGTTGCAGAGGTACGGAGCGGTGAGTCGGCCCGTGTGTGAGGCTATGGTGCAAGGGGTGCTGGAACGATCCAAGGTCCAGGCGGCCTTGGCCGTGACGGGCATTGCAGGCCCCACGGGAGGGTCGACACAAAAACCGGTGGGTACCGTCTTTATCGGGGGGGCGGTGGGAACGCGCACGGTGGTCGAACAGCACCATTTTCAGGGCAATCGGCGCCTGGTGCAAGAACAGTCGGTGCAGCACGCCTTGGCTCTTTTGTGGAGGATGTTGCGATCATGA
- the larC gene encoding nickel pincer cofactor biosynthesis protein LarC — protein sequence MRLAYVDAFSGVSGDMMLGALIDAGVSVVTLNKALEALELPGWHLDVRKESRGAITGTRVVVCERGSPPLRHYRHIRHLIAASSLTEMVKERALHIFERLARAEARVHGMDVDDVHFHEIGAVDTVVDVVGTVVGLELLGIQRLYASPLPLGRGRVSSNHGVLPVPTPATVALLEGVPVRDGGVERELVTPTGAAILTGLCEGFGPLPDMVLNTVGYGVGAHSADNPPNVLRLMVGESQAECITRRLLMMETQIDDMNPEFYEHFMASCFAEGALDVVLVPVYMKKNRPATLVRILMDPSLKDRMATRVFCESTTLGVRFHEVDRMELPRAFMDVDTPWGVVQVKMISLPDGSVRCQPEYEACRDVARRTGLPLPQVYEEVRRRGQEKVAPKK from the coding sequence ATGCGCCTAGCCTACGTGGATGCTTTTTCCGGAGTCAGCGGAGACATGATGCTCGGCGCCCTGATCGATGCCGGGGTTTCGGTGGTTACTTTAAACAAAGCTTTGGAGGCTCTTGAACTTCCAGGGTGGCACCTGGATGTGCGCAAGGAGTCTCGAGGAGCCATCACGGGCACTCGGGTTGTGGTGTGCGAAAGGGGCTCGCCGCCTCTGCGCCACTACCGACACATTCGCCACCTCATAGCGGCTTCTTCTCTGACCGAGATGGTCAAAGAAAGAGCGTTGCATATCTTTGAGCGGCTGGCGCGGGCCGAAGCCAGGGTCCACGGCATGGACGTGGACGATGTGCACTTTCATGAAATTGGGGCCGTGGACACCGTGGTGGATGTGGTGGGCACCGTGGTTGGCCTTGAACTATTAGGTATTCAAAGGCTTTATGCGTCCCCATTGCCCCTTGGGCGAGGTCGCGTGTCCTCTAACCATGGCGTGCTTCCCGTGCCGACTCCGGCCACCGTGGCCCTGCTTGAAGGTGTGCCCGTTCGGGACGGTGGCGTGGAACGAGAATTGGTGACACCCACAGGCGCCGCCATTTTGACCGGGCTGTGTGAAGGGTTTGGACCTCTTCCCGATATGGTCCTCAACACGGTAGGATACGGTGTAGGGGCGCATTCGGCCGACAATCCACCCAACGTGCTGCGGCTCATGGTGGGCGAATCCCAGGCGGAGTGCATCACGCGACGGCTCTTGATGATGGAAACCCAGATCGACGACATGAATCCGGAATTCTACGAACACTTCATGGCGTCGTGCTTTGCCGAAGGTGCTTTGGATGTGGTGCTGGTTCCCGTGTATATGAAAAAGAATCGTCCCGCGACCTTGGTCCGCATCCTCATGGATCCTTCGCTTAAAGATCGCATGGCGACCCGGGTTTTTTGTGAAAGCACTACGCTGGGCGTTCGGTTTCACGAAGTGGACCGCATGGAGCTGCCTCGTGCTTTCATGGATGTGGACACCCCATGGGGCGTGGTGCAGGTCAAAATGATTAGTCTACCTGACGGATCGGTGCGATGTCAGCCGGAGTACGAGGCGTGTCGGGATGTGGCCCGGCGCACCGGTCTTCCTTTGCCGCAGGTCTACGAAGAGGTTCGTCGGCGCGGTCAGGAAAAGGTGGCTCCAAAAAAGTGA